A single region of the Pseudorhodoplanes sp. genome encodes:
- a CDS encoding alpha/beta hydrolase: MPLIKSDTFDVEYVEAGTGPAVILLHSSASGLRQWRRLFEQLKDSYRVIAVNLFGYGATSPWPAGKVQTLADQARLVTQVAAQVEGRVALVGHSLGGAVAMEAALRLADRLQGLIVFEPILFSLLKTHGPAEAFTEIHDLSRRYCALGKAGEWDQAGEIFVDYWSGAGAWSAMSDERKAALRLMLPNVLHEWDAVIEPSRPLQDWGGIPGPVHVLRAADTCRPTFAIASLLTNTYRQWSLQEFDKGGHMAPVAYPDLVNPVIAKALADIVR, translated from the coding sequence ATGCCATTGATCAAGAGCGATACCTTTGACGTCGAATATGTGGAGGCGGGCACCGGGCCCGCTGTCATTCTTTTGCACAGCTCGGCAAGCGGCTTACGCCAATGGCGGCGTCTGTTCGAACAGTTGAAGGACAGCTACCGGGTGATCGCCGTCAACTTGTTCGGCTATGGCGCGACATCCCCCTGGCCAGCCGGCAAGGTTCAGACCTTGGCCGATCAGGCGCGGCTCGTGACGCAGGTTGCCGCGCAGGTGGAAGGACGCGTCGCGCTGGTGGGGCACTCCCTGGGTGGCGCGGTCGCGATGGAAGCGGCCCTGCGTCTGGCTGACCGGCTGCAGGGACTGATCGTTTTCGAGCCGATCCTGTTCTCGCTGCTGAAGACCCACGGGCCTGCGGAGGCCTTCACGGAAATCCACGATCTCTCCCGGCGATACTGTGCTCTCGGCAAGGCAGGTGAATGGGATCAGGCCGGAGAAATATTCGTCGATTACTGGTCGGGCGCGGGAGCCTGGTCAGCGATGTCTGATGAGCGCAAGGCCGCATTGCGGCTCATGCTGCCGAATGTGCTGCATGAATGGGACGCCGTCATCGAACCGTCGCGTCCGTTGCAGGACTGGGGCGGAATTCCTGGGCCAGTTCATGTCCTGCGCGCCGCTGACACTTGCCGGCCGACATTTGCCATCGCGTCCTTGCTGACGAACACATACCGGCAATGGTCGCTGCAAGAGTTTGACAAAGGCGGGCACATGGCGCCGGTCGCGTACCCGGATCTGGTCAATCCGGTCATCGCAAAAGCTCTGGCGGATATTGTGCGATGA
- a CDS encoding UbiH/UbiF family hydroxylase → MAERISGDVVVVGAGPAGLTAAVALAGAGLKTILVAGSLPSDNRTTALVASSVTALETLGVWKACRDQAAPLQSLRIVDDTARLLRAPEARFESQEIGLDAFAYNIENCHLISALVGRCAGLPALTRVSADAQAVDIFSDRVRVQTAHHAIDASLVVAADGARSICRAAAGIETQGWSYPQTALTFTVAHTRPHHNISTEFHTEHGPFTTVPLPGLRSSIVCVVDPADADVLKGLSDGAMNAEIERRSHSILGKVSIEPGRGAFPLAAETARVFGARRTMLVGEAAHRIPPIGAQGLNLGLRDAATIGELVVAAKHANEDIGSDEMMARYETLRRPDVTSRTFAVDLLNRSLLSALLPLQGARGLGLYLMNNVGPLRRAVMREGVAPIAAQPRLMRGEALV, encoded by the coding sequence ATGGCGGAACGAATTTCAGGCGACGTTGTCGTGGTGGGGGCGGGCCCGGCCGGCCTGACCGCCGCGGTCGCGCTCGCCGGTGCCGGCCTGAAAACGATTCTGGTCGCCGGCTCCCTCCCGTCGGACAACCGCACCACGGCGCTGGTCGCAAGTTCGGTGACGGCGCTTGAGACATTGGGCGTCTGGAAGGCCTGCCGGGACCAGGCAGCCCCCTTGCAGTCCCTTCGCATCGTCGACGATACGGCGCGTCTGCTCCGCGCGCCGGAGGCGCGTTTTGAGTCGCAGGAAATCGGGCTCGATGCGTTCGCCTACAACATCGAAAACTGCCATTTGATTTCCGCGCTGGTTGGCCGCTGCGCCGGCCTTCCCGCTTTGACACGCGTCAGCGCAGACGCCCAGGCGGTGGACATTTTTTCCGACCGCGTTCGCGTGCAGACAGCCCATCATGCGATCGACGCTTCGCTTGTGGTCGCAGCCGACGGAGCGCGCTCGATCTGCCGCGCGGCGGCCGGTATTGAGACACAGGGCTGGAGCTATCCGCAGACGGCGCTGACCTTCACTGTCGCGCACACGCGGCCGCATCATAATATTTCGACGGAATTTCACACCGAGCATGGTCCCTTCACCACGGTCCCGCTCCCTGGCCTGCGCTCCAGTATCGTGTGCGTGGTCGACCCGGCGGACGCGGACGTGCTGAAAGGGCTGTCCGATGGCGCGATGAACGCTGAAATCGAGCGGCGCTCCCATTCCATTCTTGGCAAGGTTTCCATCGAGCCTGGCCGTGGCGCGTTTCCCCTGGCAGCCGAAACGGCGCGGGTGTTCGGCGCGCGGCGGACCATGCTGGTCGGCGAAGCCGCACATCGCATTCCACCGATCGGCGCGCAGGGCCTCAATCTCGGTCTGCGTGACGCGGCGACGATCGGCGAACTGGTCGTCGCGGCAAAACACGCCAACGAGGATATCGGCTCAGATGAAATGATGGCGCGTTACGAGACGCTGCGGCGCCCGGACGTGACCAGCCGCACATTCGCCGTCGACCTGCTCAACCGCTCGCTGTTGTCCGCGCTTCTTCCGCTGCAAGGCGCACGCGGGCTCGGCCTCTATCTGATGAATAATGTCGGCCCGCTGCGGCGCGCCGTGATGCGCGAAGGGGTGGCGCCGATTGCCGCGCAGCCGCGGCTGATGCGCGGCGAAGCCTTGGTCTAG
- a CDS encoding CoA transferase, translating into MVQPLAGLRVLDFTTLLPGPLATLILAEAGAEVIKIERPGGDDMRSFPPFLDGQSAAFGLLNRGKTSLILNLKSAEDRAKLDPLLEAADILVEQFRPGVMQRLGLGYETVKARNPRLIYCSISGYGQGGPRAGEAGHDLNYIGQTGLLSLQDRLHEHPVVPPALIADIAGGSFPAVMNILLALRQRDRTGEGCYLDIAMTDAMFTFAWHALAYGAANGHHPGSGQTMLTGASPRYQLYPTQDGRLVACAALEDHFWKSFAAAIGLSEAFSDDRRDPQKTKAEVARLIAGRTAAEWAPVLQQADCCATIVATLEEAWRDPHFLERGLFARKLAMGSRAILALPVPISAPFRDDPEQAKTAPPAV; encoded by the coding sequence ATGGTTCAGCCGCTTGCAGGTCTTCGGGTTCTGGATTTCACGACCCTGCTGCCCGGGCCGCTAGCCACCCTGATACTGGCGGAAGCGGGCGCCGAGGTGATCAAGATCGAGCGGCCGGGCGGCGACGACATGCGTTCTTTTCCGCCATTCCTGGACGGCCAAAGCGCTGCCTTCGGATTGCTCAACCGCGGCAAGACCAGCCTCATTCTGAATCTGAAGTCCGCAGAAGACCGCGCAAAGCTTGACCCATTGCTTGAGGCTGCTGACATCCTGGTTGAGCAATTCCGGCCGGGGGTGATGCAGCGCCTTGGGCTGGGTTATGAGACAGTGAAAGCCCGCAATCCGCGCCTGATCTATTGCTCCATCTCCGGCTACGGCCAGGGCGGCCCGCGGGCCGGCGAAGCGGGGCATGATCTGAACTATATCGGCCAGACCGGCCTGCTGTCTTTGCAGGACAGGTTGCACGAGCATCCCGTCGTCCCGCCAGCTCTGATTGCCGACATCGCGGGCGGAAGCTTTCCGGCGGTGATGAACATCCTCCTGGCCTTGCGCCAGCGCGACCGCACCGGCGAGGGCTGTTATCTCGACATCGCCATGACCGACGCAATGTTCACCTTTGCCTGGCATGCGCTGGCGTATGGCGCGGCTAATGGACATCACCCGGGCTCGGGACAAACCATGCTGACGGGTGCATCGCCCCGCTACCAGCTTTATCCGACGCAGGACGGCCGGCTCGTGGCCTGCGCGGCACTTGAGGATCATTTCTGGAAGAGCTTTGCAGCCGCGATCGGCCTGTCCGAGGCTTTTTCGGATGACCGCCGTGATCCGCAAAAGACCAAAGCCGAAGTGGCGCGGTTGATCGCCGGCCGGACCGCGGCCGAATGGGCGCCGGTTCTGCAGCAGGCCGATTGCTGCGCCACGATCGTCGCGACGCTCGAGGAGGCCTGGCGCGACCCGCATTTTCTGGAGCGCGGATTGTTCGCACGAAAACTGGCGATGGGATCCCGCGCCATCTTGGCTCTGCCGGTGCCGATCTCCGCGCCGTTCAGGGACGACCCGGAGCAGGCGAAGACCGCGCCGCCTGCCGTCTAG
- a CDS encoding AEC family transporter — translation MIDVLNLALPYFGLIFLGFACGKLQRIPDTGLAWMNFFIIYVALPCLFYRIVAKTPLEELTRISYVVATSLGTTAAFGIAFAISLLARDRLENATIAGLAGGYGNIGYMGPGLALSTLGPQAAAPVALIFCFDSILLFSLVPFLMALAGTDKKSLGENALLVVKRIVLHPFIVATALGVVSAALHFEPPVALDRLMQFLQNAAAPCALFVLGVTVALRPLQRMSWEVPVIVLVKLTVHPVIVLLLLSLLGPFPQTWIYTAVLMAALPPALNVFILARQYDCWVEPASSSVLIGTVISVLTLTTVMWLVKSELLPVQLF, via the coding sequence ATGATCGACGTCCTCAATCTCGCGCTGCCCTATTTCGGGCTGATCTTCCTCGGCTTTGCCTGCGGCAAGCTCCAGCGCATTCCCGATACCGGCCTCGCCTGGATGAATTTCTTCATCATCTACGTGGCCTTGCCCTGCCTGTTCTACCGGATCGTCGCCAAGACGCCGCTCGAAGAGCTGACCCGCATTTCCTATGTGGTGGCCACCTCGCTGGGGACGACGGCGGCTTTCGGCATTGCTTTTGCGATCAGCCTGCTGGCGCGCGACCGGCTGGAGAATGCGACCATCGCCGGACTGGCGGGCGGCTATGGCAATATCGGCTATATGGGTCCCGGATTGGCGCTGTCGACACTCGGGCCGCAGGCCGCCGCGCCGGTGGCGCTGATTTTCTGTTTCGACAGTATCCTGCTGTTTTCGCTGGTGCCGTTCCTGATGGCGCTGGCCGGCACCGACAAGAAGAGTCTTGGCGAAAACGCGCTGCTGGTCGTGAAGCGCATCGTCCTGCATCCTTTCATCGTTGCCACGGCTTTGGGTGTCGTCTCGGCGGCGCTGCATTTCGAGCCGCCGGTGGCGCTCGATCGCCTCATGCAGTTTCTTCAGAATGCAGCGGCGCCCTGCGCACTGTTCGTGCTCGGCGTGACGGTGGCGCTGCGACCGTTGCAGCGCATGTCCTGGGAAGTGCCCGTGATCGTGCTGGTCAAGCTGACGGTGCATCCGGTCATCGTGTTGCTTCTTCTTTCGCTGCTCGGACCGTTTCCGCAGACTTGGATCTACACGGCGGTGCTGATGGCGGCGTTGCCGCCGGCGCTCAATGTCTTCATTCTGGCGCGGCAATATGACTGCTGGGTCGAGCCGGCCTCCAGCTCGGTGCTGATCGGAACCGTCATCTCGGTGCTGACGCTCACCACGGTCATGTGGCTGGTCAAGTCGGAATTGCTGCCGGTGCAACTCTTTTGA